The following proteins come from a genomic window of Diorhabda carinulata isolate Delta chromosome X, icDioCari1.1, whole genome shotgun sequence:
- the LOC130900485 gene encoding metaxin-3 translates to MEQTKPFQLVVFEGDFSLPSVDPECIKSILYTTAAGVPVEVKLFNNIKHCTLFSAPSLVHKNVQFKSFSDVVLYLKTLNYYLDGNLTPKEASESLALTTLVQSKLRPLVEYNYWVDVRNVHELTNIWFMRSLPIPFNYIYTRKFKDRAANLIETLHPAETNSDVIKEFLQRAATDCLSNLSARLGNSDYFYGDSPTTLDVTVYSYIAPLLKIPFPSNEMKNVITMWPNLMNLVKRIDSKHFSNLPKGSKYIKLEEKVKTADDEVSYIAILILTLSATSLVLGFAYTRGFLSHRLLD, encoded by the coding sequence ATGGAACAAACAAAACCATTTCAGTTAGTGGTGTTTGAAGGTGACTTTTCATTACCATCAGTGGACCCGGAATGTATAAAATCGATATTGTACACTACAGCAGCAGGAGTTCCAGTAGAGgttaaattattcaataatataaaacattgtACACTATTTTCGGCACCTTCATTAGTACATAAAAACGTACAATTTAAAAGTTTCAGTGATGTTGTGCTATACTTGAAAACGTTAAATTACTACCTAGATGGAAATTTGACTCCCAAAGAAGCCAGTGAATCTCTTGCATTAACAACTTTAGTTCAATCCAAATTGAGACCTCTtgttgaatacaattattggGTTGATGTTAGAAACGTGCATGAACTTACCAATATTTGGTTTATGAGAAGTCTTCCTATACCATTTAACTACATTTATACTAGAAAATTCAAAGATAGGGCAGCCAATTTGATAGAAACATTACATCCTGCTGAAACAAATAGTGATGTTATTAAAGAATTTTTGCAAAGGGCAGCTACAGATTGTTTGTCAAACTTGTCAGCAAGACTGGGAAATAGTGACTACTTTTATGGTGATTCACCTACCACCCTTGATGTTACAGTTTATTCATATATAGCTCCTTTATTAAAAATCCCCTTTCCATCAAATGAAATGAAGAATGTTATAACAATGTGgccaaatttaatgaatttagtTAAACGAATAGACTCTAAACATTTCTCAAATTTGCCTAAAGgctcaaaatatataaaattggagGAAAAAGTGAAAACCGCAGATGATGAAGTTTCATATAtcgcaattttaattttgactttgAGTGCAACATCTTTAGTGTTGGGTTTTGCCTATACTAGAGGATTTTTATCCCACAGATTGttggattaa